A stretch of [Clostridium] innocuum DNA encodes these proteins:
- a CDS encoding Rrf2 family transcriptional regulator, producing the protein MHLKISTDYAVRIVLYLAKKRQLVQSKELSEQLHIPQGYVLKVASILKEAQILEAVTGIDGGFRLVKHPRDIPIYDVIRAMETTMQINRCLEKDRYCSRDAGSFCQVRHFYEKIQSYLDHMLLSTSIQELLEME; encoded by the coding sequence TCTATCTTGCGAAAAAAAGGCAGCTTGTTCAGTCAAAGGAATTATCGGAACAGCTGCATATTCCACAGGGCTATGTTTTAAAAGTTGCCAGTATCTTGAAAGAAGCACAGATCCTGGAAGCAGTTACTGGTATCGATGGCGGTTTTCGACTCGTAAAGCATCCAAGAGACATCCCCATCTATGATGTGATTCGAGCAATGGAGACGACCATGCAGATCAACCGGTGCCTTGAAAAAGACCGCTACTGCAGTCGAGATGCCGGTTCCTTTTGCCAGGTCCGTCATTTTTATGAAAAGATACAGTCGTATCTGGATCACATGCTGCTATCAACAAGCATACAGGAGCTTCTAGAAATGGAATGA